One segment of Sphingomonas telluris DNA contains the following:
- the groL gene encoding chaperonin GroEL (60 kDa chaperone family; promotes refolding of misfolded polypeptides especially under stressful conditions; forms two stacked rings of heptamers to form a barrel-shaped 14mer; ends can be capped by GroES; misfolded proteins enter the barrel where they are refolded when GroES binds) gives MAAKDVKFSRDARERILRGVDILADAVKVTLGPKGRNVVIDKSFGAPRITKDGVTVAKEIELKDKFENMGAQMLREVASKTNDLAGDGTTTATVLAQSIVREGMKSVAAGMNPMDLKRGIDIAVGKVVEDLKGRSKAVAGSQEIAQVGIISANGDKEVGEKIAEAMEKVGKEGVITVEEAKGLEFELDVVEGMQFDRGYLSPYFITNPEKMQVELTDPYILIHEKKLSNLQAMLPILEAVVQSGRPLLIIAEDIEGEALATLVVNKLRGGLKVAAVKAPGFGDRRKAMLEDIAVLTGGEMISEDLGIKLENVTVNMLGQAKRVTIDKDNTTIVDGAGQREAIEGRVAAIRQQIENTTSDYDREKLQERLAKLAGGVAVIKVGGASEIEVKERKDRVDDALHATRAAVEEGIVPGGGTALLYATKALEGLKGENDDQTRGIDIIRKALQSPVRQIAENAGHDGAVVAGKLIDAKDPTLGFNAQTEVYENLVAAGVIDPTKVVRAALQDAASVAGLLITTEAAVSEMPEDKPAMAGAGGMGGMGGMDF, from the coding sequence ATGGCAGCCAAGGACGTCAAATTTTCCCGCGATGCGCGTGAGCGCATTCTCCGCGGCGTCGACATTCTCGCCGACGCAGTGAAGGTGACGCTGGGCCCCAAGGGCCGGAACGTCGTCATCGACAAGAGCTTCGGCGCACCGCGCATCACCAAGGACGGCGTCACCGTCGCCAAGGAGATCGAGCTCAAGGACAAGTTCGAGAACATGGGTGCGCAGATGCTGCGCGAAGTCGCTTCGAAGACGAACGACCTCGCCGGCGACGGCACCACGACCGCGACCGTTCTGGCGCAGTCGATCGTCCGTGAGGGCATGAAGTCGGTCGCGGCCGGCATGAACCCGATGGATCTCAAGCGCGGCATCGACATCGCCGTCGGCAAGGTCGTCGAGGACCTCAAGGGCCGTTCGAAGGCCGTCGCGGGCAGCCAGGAAATCGCCCAGGTCGGAATCATCTCCGCCAATGGCGACAAGGAAGTCGGCGAGAAGATCGCCGAGGCCATGGAGAAGGTCGGCAAGGAAGGCGTGATCACTGTCGAGGAGGCCAAGGGTCTCGAGTTCGAGCTGGACGTCGTCGAAGGCATGCAGTTCGACCGCGGCTATCTGTCGCCCTACTTCATCACCAACCCCGAGAAGATGCAGGTCGAGCTGACGGACCCGTACATCCTCATCCATGAGAAGAAGCTTTCGAACCTCCAGGCGATGCTTCCGATCCTGGAAGCGGTCGTCCAGAGCGGCCGTCCGCTCCTGATCATCGCCGAGGACATCGAAGGCGAAGCTCTCGCGACGCTCGTCGTTAACAAGCTGCGCGGCGGCCTCAAGGTTGCGGCGGTAAAGGCGCCGGGCTTCGGCGATCGCCGCAAGGCGATGCTCGAGGACATCGCAGTCCTCACCGGCGGCGAGATGATCAGCGAAGATCTCGGCATCAAGCTCGAGAACGTCACTGTGAACATGCTCGGTCAGGCCAAGCGCGTCACGATTGACAAGGACAACACCACGATCGTGGATGGTGCCGGTCAGCGTGAAGCGATCGAGGGCCGGGTTGCCGCGATCCGTCAGCAGATCGAGAACACGACCTCCGACTATGACCGTGAGAAGCTGCAGGAGCGGCTGGCGAAGCTCGCCGGCGGCGTCGCGGTGATCAAGGTTGGCGGCGCGTCCGAGATCGAAGTGAAGGAGCGCAAGGACCGCGTCGACGACGCTCTCCACGCGACCCGCGCCGCGGTCGAGGAAGGCATCGTCCCGGGCGGCGGCACTGCGCTGCTCTACGCGACCAAAGCTCTTGAAGGCCTCAAGGGCGAGAATGACGACCAGACCCGCGGCATCGACATCATCCGCAAGGCGCTCCAGTCGCCAGTGCGGCAGATTGCCGAGAACGCGGGCCATGACGGCGCCGTGGTTGCCGGCAAGCTGATCGACGCCAAGGACCCGACCCTCGGCTTCAACGCCCAGACGGAGGTCTACGAGAACCTGGTTGCGGCTGGCGTGATCGACCCGACCAAGGTCGTCCGCGCTGCACTCCAGGACGCGGCATCGGTCGCCGGCCTGCTGATCACCACCGAAGCGGCGGTCAGCGAAATGCCCGAGGACAAGCCTGCGATGGCTGGTGCCGGCGGCATGGGCGGCATGGGCGGCATGGACTTCTAG
- the metF gene encoding methylenetetrahydrofolate reductase [NAD(P)H]: protein MNKLETLANHPPLFAETRGDIEVSFEFFPPKTEKMAETLWDSVKTLEPLHPRFVSVTYGAGGSTRERTHQTVERILKETSLTPAAHLTCVGASRGEIDDIAREYWDLGVRNIVALRGDPPEAGTKYQPHPQGYRDACELVAGLKAVAPFDISVAAYPEVHPDSSSRSFDLENLRRKVDAGADRAITQFFFSADCFFRFRDEAAAAGIDAEIVPGILPVSNVATTRRFAATCGASIPQWLDQLFEGLDDLPSARQLIAATVAAEICGQLYAGGVRHFHFYTLNRAELSYAICHLLGVRAKA, encoded by the coding sequence ATGAACAAGCTCGAAACCCTAGCGAACCACCCGCCGCTCTTCGCGGAGACGCGCGGCGACATCGAGGTGAGCTTCGAATTCTTCCCGCCCAAGACGGAGAAGATGGCCGAGACCCTGTGGGATTCGGTCAAGACGCTCGAGCCGCTGCACCCTCGCTTCGTCTCCGTAACCTACGGAGCGGGCGGATCTACCCGTGAGCGGACGCACCAGACGGTCGAGCGCATCCTCAAGGAAACCTCGCTGACGCCGGCCGCCCACTTGACCTGTGTCGGCGCGAGCCGCGGCGAGATCGACGACATCGCCCGCGAATATTGGGATCTCGGCGTCCGCAACATCGTCGCGCTCCGAGGGGATCCGCCTGAAGCCGGCACCAAGTATCAGCCGCACCCACAAGGCTACCGCGACGCCTGCGAGCTGGTCGCGGGCCTGAAGGCCGTGGCGCCGTTCGACATCTCGGTCGCCGCCTATCCCGAGGTCCATCCGGACTCCTCGTCGCGCTCGTTCGACCTCGAGAACCTGCGGCGCAAGGTCGATGCGGGCGCCGACCGCGCAATCACGCAATTCTTCTTCTCCGCCGACTGCTTCTTCCGCTTCCGCGACGAGGCGGCCGCAGCGGGCATCGACGCAGAGATCGTGCCGGGCATCCTGCCGGTTTCGAACGTCGCCACCACGCGCCGGTTCGCCGCGACCTGTGGAGCGAGCATCCCGCAATGGCTGGACCAGCTGTTTGAAGGCCTCGACGACCTTCCGTCGGCAAGGCAGCTGATCGCCGCGACGGTGGCAGCGGAGATTTGCGGCCAGCTCTACGCGGGCGGCGTCCGCCACTTCCACTTCTACACACTGAACCGGGCGGAGCTCAGCTACGCCATTTGCCATCTTCTTGGAGTTCGGGCGAAAGCATGA
- the groES gene encoding co-chaperone GroES, whose amino-acid sequence MGFRPLHDRVLVRRIEADEKTTGGIIIPDTAKEKPQEGEVISVGTGARSDEGKVTPLDVKAGDKILFGKWSGTEVKIDGEDLIIMKESDILGIVG is encoded by the coding sequence ATGGGTTTCAGGCCGCTTCATGACCGCGTCCTCGTCCGCCGTATCGAGGCTGATGAGAAGACGACCGGTGGAATCATCATTCCGGACACCGCCAAGGAAAAACCGCAGGAAGGCGAAGTCATCTCCGTCGGCACCGGGGCTCGCAGCGACGAGGGCAAGGTCACGCCTCTCGACGTTAAGGCCGGCGACAAGATCCTGTTCGGCAAGTGGTCGGGCACCGAAGTGAAGATCGACGGCGAAGACCTGATCATCATGAAGGAAAGCGACATCCTCGGGATCGTCGGCTGA
- a CDS encoding homocysteine S-methyltransferase family protein has protein sequence MSIADTLRAEAAKRILIKDGPYGTGIQARKLGADDYCAGLDLVKDQKGNNDLLNITQPQVIRSICESFADAGAEILATNTFNANRISQGDYGAEDLAAEMNWASARIMREVADRYTAKDGKPRWVAGALGPTNKTLSLSPNVNDPAFREVDFDTVKDVYREQIDALIEGGVDFILIETIFDTLNAKAAIMATLEAEQALGRELPLMISMTLTDLSGRNLSGHTVEAFWASVRHARPVTIGLNCSFGAAQLRPHLAALSTLADTLIMAYPNAGLPNELGEYDEAAEETAAQVREWLDAGLVNIVGGCCGTTPAHIAAIAEATRGREPRKVPAAPRQTLLAGLEPMVIAA, from the coding sequence ATGAGTATCGCTGACACCCTTCGTGCGGAGGCCGCGAAGCGCATCCTGATCAAGGACGGGCCGTACGGCACCGGGATCCAGGCGCGGAAGCTCGGCGCCGACGATTATTGCGCCGGTCTCGACCTCGTGAAGGACCAGAAGGGCAACAACGACCTTCTCAACATCACGCAGCCGCAGGTCATCCGCAGCATCTGCGAGAGCTTCGCCGACGCGGGCGCGGAGATCCTCGCGACGAACACGTTCAATGCGAACCGCATCAGCCAGGGCGACTATGGCGCCGAGGACCTGGCGGCGGAGATGAACTGGGCCTCTGCGCGCATCATGCGCGAGGTCGCGGATCGCTACACCGCAAAGGACGGCAAGCCGCGCTGGGTCGCCGGCGCCCTCGGGCCCACCAACAAGACTCTGTCGCTGTCACCGAACGTCAACGACCCCGCTTTTCGCGAGGTCGACTTCGACACGGTCAAGGACGTGTACCGCGAGCAGATCGATGCGCTCATAGAAGGCGGCGTCGACTTCATCCTCATCGAGACGATCTTCGACACGCTGAACGCCAAGGCGGCGATCATGGCGACGCTGGAGGCAGAACAGGCGCTCGGCCGCGAGCTTCCGCTGATGATCTCGATGACGCTGACCGACCTGAGCGGCCGCAACCTGTCGGGCCACACGGTCGAGGCATTCTGGGCGAGCGTCCGCCATGCGCGGCCGGTCACCATCGGCCTGAACTGTTCCTTCGGGGCAGCGCAGCTTCGCCCGCATCTCGCGGCGCTCTCGACCCTGGCCGACACTCTGATCATGGCCTACCCGAACGCCGGCCTGCCGAACGAGCTTGGCGAATATGACGAGGCTGCCGAGGAGACCGCGGCACAGGTGCGCGAATGGCTGGACGCCGGCTTGGTCAACATCGTCGGCGGCTGCTGCGGAACGACGCCCGCGCACATCGCCGCCATCGCCGAAGCGACCCGCGGGCGTGAACCGCGCAAGGTCCCGGCAGCACCTCGCCAGACTCTTCTCGCGGGCCTCGAACCAATGGTGATCGCCGCGTGA
- a CDS encoding circumsporozoite protein, producing MKKVAVTVAVLALGLAACQPKAEENTAGNEVNVENAAETDVNAATVDASNAADNALDAAGNAIENAGNAVENASDAVANSADNSAH from the coding sequence ATGAAGAAGGTTGCTGTGACCGTTGCGGTCCTGGCGCTCGGCCTTGCCGCGTGCCAGCCGAAGGCTGAAGAGAACACCGCCGGCAATGAAGTGAACGTCGAGAACGCTGCGGAGACCGACGTCAACGCCGCCACCGTCGACGCTTCGAACGCCGCCGACAACGCGCTCGACGCGGCCGGCAATGCGATCGAGAACGCGGGCAATGCGGTCGAGAACGCTAGCGACGCCGTCGCGAATTCGGCCGACAACTCAGCGCACTAA
- a CDS encoding MATE family efflux transporter: protein MDTAASMTAESRARWTDELRATLALAWPLILANLTMQLIQATDVVLLGWLGSKELAAAALGLSLSFGMILFALGVLTATSPMMASALGARSNAVRDVRRTFRQGLWAAALMAGPTLIVLWNAEKVILFFGQDPELSRLAGWFLRGYMWVIPPWMLFQVMRNFVSALERPGWVLVISTLGIPLNAIVSWSLIFGHLGLPKLGLIGGGIGSSVVWAAMALALGLVILTDRQFRRFHLFGRFWRPDWPRFRQLFKLGLPIGLTTGFEGGVFSAAAYLMGLFGASSVAAHQIALQIAATTFMVPLALGQATTVRVGLAYGRGDRAAIGLAGWTALGLSTAFMTLMATLMFIFPHELITLFLADTPENATVIALGVSFLRIAALFQIVDGWQVVGAGMLRGIHDTRVPMVFALFGYWAIGLGIGVALAFAMEWRGVGIWTGLAAGLGVVAVLMIRRWSRRDKLGLLPADA, encoded by the coding sequence ATGGATACGGCCGCAAGCATGACCGCCGAAAGCCGCGCCCGCTGGACGGACGAACTGCGCGCGACGCTCGCGCTCGCCTGGCCGCTGATCCTCGCCAACCTGACGATGCAGCTCATTCAGGCGACAGACGTCGTCCTGCTCGGCTGGCTGGGATCAAAGGAGCTTGCCGCTGCCGCGCTCGGGCTGAGCCTTTCGTTCGGCATGATCCTTTTCGCGCTTGGGGTGCTCACCGCCACTTCGCCGATGATGGCGTCTGCCCTCGGCGCGCGGTCCAATGCCGTTCGCGACGTCCGCCGCACCTTCCGCCAGGGTCTGTGGGCCGCCGCGCTGATGGCCGGGCCGACGCTGATCGTCCTGTGGAACGCCGAGAAGGTCATCCTCTTCTTCGGCCAGGATCCGGAGCTGTCGCGGCTCGCGGGCTGGTTCCTGCGTGGCTACATGTGGGTCATCCCGCCCTGGATGCTGTTCCAGGTGATGCGGAACTTCGTTTCCGCGCTGGAGCGTCCCGGGTGGGTCCTCGTCATCAGCACGCTCGGGATTCCGTTAAACGCGATCGTCAGCTGGTCGCTGATATTCGGCCATCTCGGCCTGCCGAAGCTAGGTCTTATCGGCGGAGGCATCGGCAGCTCGGTCGTCTGGGCGGCAATGGCCCTGGCGCTGGGTCTTGTCATTCTCACCGACCGCCAGTTCCGCCGTTTCCATCTCTTCGGCCGCTTTTGGAGGCCCGACTGGCCTCGCTTCCGCCAGCTCTTCAAGCTCGGTCTCCCAATCGGTCTGACCACGGGCTTCGAAGGCGGTGTGTTCAGCGCTGCCGCCTACCTCATGGGCCTGTTCGGAGCCTCCTCCGTAGCCGCTCACCAGATCGCGCTGCAGATCGCCGCGACGACCTTCATGGTCCCGCTGGCGCTTGGGCAGGCGACGACGGTGCGCGTCGGCTTGGCATACGGTCGAGGCGATCGTGCCGCCATCGGCCTCGCGGGCTGGACAGCATTGGGCCTCAGCACAGCATTCATGACGCTGATGGCAACGCTGATGTTCATCTTCCCGCACGAGCTGATCACGCTTTTCCTCGCGGACACGCCGGAGAATGCGACGGTGATCGCCCTCGGAGTATCCTTCCTGCGCATCGCCGCTCTTTTCCAGATCGTGGACGGCTGGCAGGTGGTCGGTGCCGGTATGCTGCGCGGCATCCACGACACACGGGTGCCGATGGTCTTCGCTCTGTTCGGTTACTGGGCCATTGGCCTGGGCATCGGTGTCGCGCTCGCATTCGCAATGGAGTGGCGCGGCGTCGGCATCTGGACTGGACTGGCCGCGGGTCTTGGAGTCGTTGCCGTTCTGATGATCAGGCGCTGGAGCCGACGCGACAAATTGGGGTTGCTTCCAGCCGACGCGTAA
- a CDS encoding ArsR/SmtB family transcription factor: MDALPLADLLQALADPTRLRILALLRRIELSVGELAQLLGQSQPRVSRHVRILADARAVERRKEGSWVFLTIAGEERTAPMFGLVDAWADEATCAIFEADASKLDRIRLERAEAASRYFTSHANVWDSIRSLHVAESEVEQAIAIALDDQPLGRLVDIGTGTGRMIELFGRDAQQAIGIDRSSEMLRLARAKLEAAGISSSLRQGDMNALPLDDGSADTVIIHQVLHYAHSPAAAISEASRVLAFGGRLLVVDFAAHEREDLRTTDAHVRLGFDDETMSGWFKAAGLTIDHVQRLEGGELTVTLWRGLKAAERRRRAA; encoded by the coding sequence ATGGACGCGCTTCCCCTTGCCGACCTCCTGCAGGCCCTCGCCGACCCGACGCGGCTGCGGATTCTCGCGCTCCTTCGGCGCATAGAGCTGTCCGTCGGCGAGCTTGCCCAGCTTCTTGGGCAGAGCCAGCCGCGCGTGTCCCGGCACGTCCGCATCCTGGCGGACGCGCGAGCCGTGGAACGCCGCAAGGAAGGAAGCTGGGTCTTCCTGACCATCGCGGGCGAGGAGAGGACCGCCCCGATGTTCGGGTTGGTCGATGCCTGGGCCGACGAAGCGACCTGCGCGATCTTTGAAGCCGACGCTTCGAAGCTGGACCGCATCCGGCTGGAGCGCGCTGAGGCCGCGTCGCGCTACTTCACCTCGCACGCCAACGTCTGGGACAGCATTCGCTCGCTCCACGTCGCGGAGAGCGAGGTCGAGCAGGCGATCGCTATCGCACTGGACGACCAGCCCCTCGGCCGTCTCGTCGACATCGGTACCGGCACCGGGCGAATGATCGAGCTGTTCGGGCGCGACGCCCAGCAAGCAATCGGCATCGACCGCTCCTCCGAAATGTTGCGTCTGGCCCGTGCGAAGCTGGAGGCTGCGGGTATCTCTTCGAGCCTGCGTCAGGGCGACATGAACGCGCTGCCCCTGGACGACGGAAGCGCGGATACCGTGATCATTCACCAGGTACTGCACTATGCGCACTCCCCCGCCGCCGCGATCTCGGAAGCGAGCCGGGTACTGGCGTTCGGTGGCCGGTTGCTGGTGGTCGACTTCGCCGCGCATGAGCGCGAGGACCTGCGGACGACTGACGCACACGTTCGGCTGGGCTTCGACGACGAGACCATGAGCGGCTGGTTCAAGGCGGCCGGCCTCACCATCGATCACGTGCAGCGGCTCGAGGGCGGAGAGCTCACCGTTACGCTGTGGCGCGGCCTGAAGGCTGCGGAACGCCGGCGGAGGGCGGCATGA
- the metH gene encoding methionine synthase has translation MRAQAVIEPEPAEQVAAGARFVNVGERTNVTGSAKFKKLILAGDYDAAVEVARDQVENGAQIIDVNMDEALLDSEQAMTTFLKRIAAEPDIARVPVMVDSSKWSVIEAGLKCVSGKPIVNSISLKEGEGPFLELARKCHAYGAAVVVMAFDEVGQADTAERKVAICERAYNLLLANGFEAQDIIFDPNIFAIATGIDEHRRYAIDFIEAAADIRRRCPGVHISGGLSNLSFSFRGNEPVRRAMHSVFLYHAIPAGMDMGIVNAGQLDVYDQIDPELREAVEDVILDRKDDATETLIALAERFKGTDAAEEKKLAEWRSLPVAERLSYALVKGIDANIVEDTEEARQQAERPIHVIEGPLMDGMNVVGDLFGSGKMFLPQVVKSARVMKKAVAHLIPFIEAEKEATGATQGKGRIVMATVKGDVHDIGKNIVGVVLQCNGFEVIDLGVMVPWQTILESAKDNNADMIGLSGLITPSLDEMVTVADEMQRLGLKTPLLIGGATTSKAHTALRIDPAYKGPVIHVLDASRAVGVASSLMSDTQCEPLVEKTADEYEALRQARSRSGQSELSSLEDARANGFAFDPTGQAPAPKYPGLRQFGEWPLADLRASIDWTPFFRAWELAGNYPQILDDPVVGESATSLFNDAQKMLDQLIAERWVTASGTVGLWRCKREGDDVLVLAGNDWTRVPFLRQQVKKREGRANLCLADFINPEGEDWIGGFAVGIHGLEPHLERFKAAHDDYSDILLKALADRLAESFAEVLHAEVRGRIWGYADEHLSNADLIREKFEGIRPAPGYPACPDHSLKPILFEMLGGDPAGVTLTENFAMLPTSAVSGFYFGHRDSQYFGVARIGRDQLEDYASRRGVDVACAERWVRPNLD, from the coding sequence ATTCGTGCACAGGCCGTCATTGAGCCCGAACCCGCCGAGCAGGTCGCGGCAGGCGCGCGCTTCGTCAACGTCGGCGAGCGCACGAACGTCACCGGCTCCGCCAAGTTCAAGAAGCTGATTCTCGCCGGCGACTATGACGCCGCGGTCGAGGTCGCGCGCGACCAGGTCGAGAACGGCGCGCAGATTATCGACGTCAACATGGACGAAGCCCTGCTCGATTCAGAGCAGGCGATGACCACCTTCCTGAAGCGCATCGCCGCCGAACCGGACATCGCCCGCGTCCCCGTGATGGTCGACAGCTCCAAGTGGAGCGTGATCGAGGCGGGCCTCAAGTGCGTGTCGGGCAAGCCGATCGTCAATTCGATCAGCCTCAAGGAAGGCGAAGGTCCGTTTCTCGAGCTCGCCCGCAAGTGTCACGCCTACGGCGCCGCCGTCGTGGTCATGGCGTTCGACGAGGTCGGTCAGGCCGACACGGCCGAGCGCAAGGTCGCCATCTGTGAGCGCGCCTACAATCTGCTCCTCGCCAACGGCTTCGAAGCCCAGGACATCATCTTCGACCCGAACATCTTCGCCATCGCGACGGGTATCGACGAGCATCGCCGCTACGCGATCGACTTCATCGAGGCGGCAGCCGACATCCGGCGCCGCTGCCCCGGCGTGCACATCTCGGGCGGCCTGTCGAACCTCAGCTTCTCGTTCCGCGGCAATGAGCCCGTGCGCCGCGCGATGCACAGTGTGTTCCTCTACCACGCCATTCCGGCCGGCATGGACATGGGCATCGTCAACGCCGGCCAGCTCGACGTCTACGATCAGATCGACCCGGAGCTTCGCGAAGCCGTCGAGGACGTCATCCTCGACCGGAAGGACGACGCGACCGAGACCCTCATCGCGCTCGCCGAGCGCTTCAAGGGTACCGACGCCGCCGAGGAAAAGAAGCTCGCCGAATGGCGCAGCCTGCCGGTCGCCGAGCGCCTGTCCTACGCGCTCGTGAAGGGCATCGACGCGAACATCGTCGAGGACACCGAGGAGGCCCGTCAGCAGGCAGAGCGGCCGATCCATGTCATCGAGGGCCCGCTAATGGACGGCATGAACGTCGTCGGCGACCTGTTCGGCTCCGGCAAGATGTTCCTTCCGCAGGTCGTGAAATCCGCCCGCGTGATGAAGAAGGCCGTCGCCCACCTCATTCCGTTCATCGAGGCGGAGAAGGAAGCAACCGGCGCGACGCAGGGCAAGGGCCGCATCGTGATGGCGACCGTGAAGGGCGACGTTCACGACATCGGCAAGAACATCGTCGGGGTCGTCCTCCAGTGCAACGGCTTCGAGGTCATCGATCTCGGCGTCATGGTCCCGTGGCAGACGATCCTCGAGTCCGCGAAGGACAACAACGCCGACATGATCGGTCTCTCCGGCCTCATCACGCCTTCGCTCGACGAAATGGTGACCGTCGCGGACGAGATGCAGCGGCTCGGCCTCAAGACCCCGCTCCTGATCGGCGGCGCGACGACGAGCAAGGCGCACACGGCGCTGCGCATCGACCCCGCCTACAAAGGTCCTGTGATCCACGTGCTCGACGCCAGCCGCGCGGTCGGCGTCGCCTCGTCGCTCATGTCCGACACGCAGTGCGAGCCGCTCGTCGAAAAGACCGCCGACGAATATGAGGCGCTCCGCCAGGCCCGCTCCCGCAGCGGCCAGAGCGAGCTTTCCTCGCTTGAGGATGCGCGCGCCAACGGCTTCGCTTTCGACCCGACGGGCCAGGCTCCGGCGCCCAAATATCCCGGCCTCCGCCAGTTCGGCGAATGGCCGCTCGCCGATCTCCGAGCCTCGATCGACTGGACGCCCTTCTTCCGCGCCTGGGAGCTGGCCGGAAACTATCCGCAGATCCTCGACGACCCCGTCGTCGGTGAGAGCGCGACGAGCCTGTTCAACGACGCCCAGAAGATGCTCGACCAGCTGATCGCAGAACGCTGGGTGACAGCCAGCGGCACGGTCGGCCTGTGGCGCTGCAAGCGCGAAGGCGACGACGTCCTGGTCCTCGCTGGCAACGACTGGACGCGCGTTCCCTTCCTCCGCCAGCAGGTGAAAAAGCGCGAAGGACGGGCGAACCTATGCCTGGCCGACTTCATCAACCCGGAGGGCGAGGACTGGATCGGCGGCTTCGCGGTCGGCATCCACGGCCTCGAACCGCATCTCGAGCGCTTCAAGGCCGCGCACGACGATTACTCGGACATCCTACTGAAGGCGCTCGCCGACCGTCTTGCGGAAAGCTTCGCGGAAGTGCTCCACGCCGAAGTACGTGGCCGCATCTGGGGTTATGCGGACGAGCATCTGTCGAACGCCGACCTCATCCGTGAGAAGTTCGAGGGCATTCGCCCAGCTCCCGGCTACCCTGCCTGCCCGGACCACAGCCTGAAGCCGATCCTGTTCGAGATGCTCGGCGGCGATCCGGCCGGAGTCACGCTGACCGAGAATTTCGCGATGCTGCCGACGTCGGCCGTGTCCGGCTTCTACTTCGGGCACCGCGACAGCCAGTATTTCGGCGTCGCACGCATCGGACGCGACCAGCTGGAAGATTATGCCAGCCGCCGCGGCGTTGATGTCGCCTGCGCAGAGCGCTGGGTGCGGCCCAACCTCGACTAA